ACTCATTTTTGCCTCCAAAGCCCAAACTATCTATTGcgtcaatttaaaatttaattacagttaaataaaagaaacattaaAGCTTATCCTTTgtacaatttatatatatatatatatatatatatatatatatatatatatatatatatatatatcgtggGGGGATGGGCTTAGGAGTGCATATTTATATGCATATTTGGCCTAAGGCCCAGGCCGAGGACATGAAACAGTCCAAGGATGGGTAAACGTCTTCGAGAAGCTGGTCCAAAaaggaatatctcctcggattAGTTAGGCAGAGGTCGAAATGGATTATTTGCCACCCAGAGGCAACGTCCCATGAGACTCTATTGATAAGGATGTGCAACACAGGGATATAGGACAAAGGAAAACCatgaaatatctaaagaaaaagttactgccaccacattgaatgctctgcagctaactctctggccgcattaatgaagaagtgatgTCTGAGTAGTAGTACTCAGCCTTATAGCTATCTTTAAAAGTTTCAAGAAGgtactgatgggacaagtatcctgaTCGGCAATctaatccatacgtggaggatagagagaggagaaatggaagtataaaaggaagaggaaagccCCAAGAGAGGGGGGGAttgggagagaaagagagaaaccaCTATAAActgaatatttttgtaatttgtctttaagaagaaagaaatataagaaccagctcctcggcttgagtccaaGGACAATTTTTCATCATACAAACTAGTCCATCAATATCGTTTTGTGATCTTGGGCCACTACCTTTGTTAGCTAAACTCATAAGAAACTAGATTTCgaatccactctctacaaatttattgtattgggctctttaggcctatatctttcctatttttggacttaggtacaaattgtgaccgtacacacacacacacacacatatataaaagtGCATTTGCCCGGcccaaaaaaaaccatttttggACTTTTTAAGCTTATTTGGGCAGTTCTCACACACAAATTCCCGAAACACTTTCTCCCCTTTTTTCAATAGTACTTTtagaaaataaacaattaaCAAAGTGCATACAGATGtagttttttaaagttttatgttttttttattcacaacTTAGTTAAACCCAAGTTATTTTAACCTAAGCAAAGTAAGTTAGACTATATGAATACTTAAATGTCaaaagtcttgtaactcaatAACATTTCCTACTCTCATTTATGAGGAGAATTATAGTTCAAATCCTCCCGCCCTTCTTATTGTAACAGttaaattatcaacaacaacaataaaaaatgcTTAACCCATGTActtcaattattatatttgatattttgaagTTTAGATTAAATGAGATTATTATGACTCCATCAAAAACTGAATGTTGGATTAAATTAACCctaataatttcataataaccCTAAcaatacatatacatattgaAAATCCGCGAACTAAAATGTGATTAGGCTAATTTCTTAACCATAAAGTAAGTGTAGATTatgcatagttttaaaaaccgaaccgagaATAAAAccgttttttttcaaaatttccggtttttgaccggtttttcccggtttttgaccggtttttCGGTTTTTGACCGGTTATTGACCGGTTTTAAGGTATTTAACCGGACCGGACTGCACCGGTTTTCCCGGTTGAACCGgccggtccggtccggtttttaaaactatgagaTTATGTGGGCTCAAGTTGAATTACAAATCAGGTGTTTACGTTCCTATCACACTATTTTGAGGAGACCATActgatatataaaattatatatatatatgtcaaaaaaatatatatttatatagaattGAGTATAGATTGTGTAAGTCTATAACTAAGTTCATATAATATCAAAttcataattatattttattgataatacaAACTATAATTATGAGTTTGATAacctttttttacttttttttataacttttttgtatttttatagttttatgtcattttttttcagttttttaagtatttttattatttatttttccttcatttatctcatttttttattatatacgaCTAATATTAGGGAAACCTTAATAAGcaccactatatataaaaagaataaattaatcaagtactttgttcaataaaaaaaactaaattaaatatataattatgtttaATGATTAACTCGAGTTAAGCAtacattcaaaataaaagtaaatgaaTAGGGATAAACTTTTTATATTAGCGCGACTCTTTTAAAGCCTTTATAGTAATCAATGAAATGAATTATGGAGTATACAAAACCAACCGATTGGGCCAACCCGCTCAGTTGACACCTCAGGGACCGCGTTCAAACCGCGTAACCGCGTTGCCAATGTTATTGGTGGACAtggttgaagagagagagagagtgagagagtcaCAGCCACAGAGAGAAAATATATAGAAACTTACCAGAAAGACATAGGACTCTGCTAATATTCCAGTATCCACCacctttataataataaattaataatgctACATTCTACACCCTTTTCCATAATTGGTTATAATATAAACCCACAACGTGTCTACGCGTTGAGTAAAATTCATAGCATTTATGCTACATGGTTCTAGATTCTGATTCTCTACACTAAAGGTGCACGACTAACCCCTGGTCCCCGGATCCGATATTTTTGGATCACTATAATCTTTCTCATTGAATTCTAGAAATTTGCTACGTGGCGGGATCTGATACAACAGCTTAAGAATACTTGGGTTTAGCTGTATTGGTTACAAATATCTTTAGGgcatttggtttgtgttttcaaaaaaccactttcaatttttaaacaacattatacgtattttcacacacttttttacttacacatattttcacaaatattttcagataataattttcattttttaaacatatgTACTAAACGAGGTCTTtgtctctttgttttttctctatATGTTGGTTTTTTTCTGTTTTACTATTATGCCCCTTTGCGATTTGGAGTTTGAGATATTCAGGCCCTGTTTGATTGTGTGGTTttaacacacattttcacattttaaacaactttacacatattttaacacacttttttacccatacgtatatcaaaaacacccaaacaacattAATCAAGCTCCTCTGCCAAACGACCCTtatatttttatgcaaaaatGTGGAATTTCATcttcttgcaaaaaaaaaattgaataaccTGAAATGCCCTTTGGGTTACTCCAGaaatgggtttttgtgtttCATTCAAATATTGTATGTACTAtattacaactttacaagtGAACAAGTAACCAAAACTAGCTATATCcctattttcttaaaatctttACAACATCGAAACTCAAGCAACCAAAAAACATTAGTTACAACTATGTGTATCTCATCTAAGaagtataataataaataatagttaAGGATAAATTTCAACACATTGTCGTAATAATatgtccaaaatttttttataagttaattCTACCTTAGCATTTTGCAATGGCACACAGCTCATCACTAATGAAATCTTGCTCATAATGCATACATCTATAAAAGAATTAACTAGAACACGGTACACAAAATCAAggtaatgaaattttttttatataaaaaaaataattaaaggtTTTAGGATAGCATGAGGGGCACCGAAATATttgcaaaaaagaataatagaGGCAAAGCTGCAAAAGGTAAAACTTTAGTACAATTTCTTAGTGCAGTTCGATAAgttctttaattaaattcaaacctGAAGCACACTTGAAGCCCCAAGTGTGGAGATTATTTCCATTTTAGCCCtttgcattttaaaattttattttgacaatatatatttgatttgattttcgTTTTAATCACGACATCCATTAATAATATGATCAtttataatacatttttttgccaataacaatgaaaattttgcattttacaacattttagAACAAATATTTCGTGAACTAGTTAAACATGACACACCATCAAATTTCTAATTGGAAACGGATGGTAGAGacaatatgaaaacaaaatcatacataaatggcaaaaaaaaaacccaaattaaaataataataaaaaaatgttctttgtccacaatatttttacaagaaaTCATAAGTAGTTAGTTAttactggttctaatttgaatctattactgaaattacttttttaccccacCAATAACCACCCATAACAACCTAAcacataagatttgttgtaaaaaaattgtggacataacattcctcttttaaaaaatccaaaaattgtatttaagtttttttttttttttgagatctatctaagttttaatttaattaagatTGTTCGTgtttatttgaaatttgattataaagctagttttttacttattttatgtattttttatgaGTCTCATACTACTTTTTATATGagctttatttcaaataatttaagtaataattttttgaaaacaagttagcttttaaatttttatctcATATATGCAAATAATAATCTACtagaaaaaaaactattttgaaaCATATAGTATGAAGTAGATATGATGAAAGACAATGGCAAAATGGTAAAAAGGCAAAAAAGTGGATTTAAGAAAAGGAATGGGTCCGGGTTCAGGTCATATGATAAGAGCTGCGAAACTCGTATAAAACGGCACCACATTGGTCctaaaaaattacacaacacaacacagcacagctctctctgtctctctgtctctctctctctctgtccaGCTCGTACAAAAACATCTTCATtgtttagaaagaaaaagagaaacaaagcgaattttaaattttttctgaaATCCTAAGGATTAATCACACGCGAACAAGAAAACAGCAATGGCAGACCAACTCACCGACGACCAGATCTCTGAGTTCAAGGAGGCCTTCAGTTTGTTCGACAAGGATGGCGACGGTCAgattctctctcctctctccgatttgtctttttttttttaattttttattatcagatctACTTCTTTGTTGGTCCAACGTTTTCTCTGTCTTTCATATGCTTTTTCCTTGTTCGGAAAATGTTTTGCGATTTGATTTTTtgtcctaaaaataaaaataattctgTTTCATTGATTGTCATTTCTAGGTTACCAGAAATTCTATATATACTATTTATTTGTTCATCGTTTGCTTGCTAAGAAAGtttggggaaaaaagaaaagaaaaaagaaaaagagatcaaCGAATTATGTGATTGAATCTCAGATTTGGAATTTccgagaaaataaatattttgtgaatatttgtgtttaactgatttaattttgttaactgAGCTTCATTGATAAATTGTGAGGCTTTTTAAAGTAGTTATTTTTACTGTTATATGTGTTTTTATGGAAACTATAAtgtattttttgcattttttttttcgtatgaCTCTGTTTACTTTTTGAAAACCATGTGACTATAAGATCTGTCATTGTAGAGATCATGAGTTGTTCCTTTCTatggaaatatatatacatatatatatatatatatatatatatatattttatagatgaataaatttagcAACGTGTTGATGATGTTGCTGCCTAAGTTTCATTTTCATGGAAtttaatctttatatattttccttggtaataactaataattttatttccaaCATGTGCGTGCACACGCGACAATTGAACTTCATGAGCTTCTTTGATTGTTTAGGTGTATCTGCTTTGCAAATTATTCATATGCCCCTTTTTTATATTGcacaatttttattcaaatgagTTTTGGTTGCAAACATTGTCTTTGCGAGTTGTTGGGGTTAGCGACCAGGTGGTCCAAAGTTGGTAATCTAAGTTTACCATCTTTGTTCCTTGAGATAAATTATATGTCAAAGGTCcaagaatttttaattttttttttctttgcactCCTGCTTTGTTTGCTTATTAAATTTCTGTTTGGAAAATGGTTGTTATGTTTAGGACATGGTCTGCGTGTAATTGATTGGCAAGGATAAACCTATGTAAAATTTGGTTTATGTTTCTCGAACCGGAATAAATGGGAATTTAggtttattgaaattatttgaaATGCAGGTTGCATAACTACCAAGGAGCTTGGGACTGTGATGAGGTCACTGGGCCAGAACCCAACTGAGGCAGAGCTCCAGGACATGATTAATGAAGTTGATGCCGATGGTAATGGAACCATTGACTTCCCTGAGTTCCTAAACCTTATGGCGAGGAAGATGAAGGACACTGATTCGGAGGAGGAACTTAAAGAAGCATTCAGAGTTTTTGACAAGGATCAGAATGGGTTCATCTCTGCTGCTGAGCTGCGCCATGTGATGACCAACCTCGGGGAGAAGCTCACCGATGATGAAGTTGATGAGATGATCAGGGAGGCTGATGTTGATGGTGATGGCCAGATAAATTATGAGGAGTTTGTCAAGGTGATGATGGCCAAGTGATGAATCCGCCTCCACCAAAACCCTaatgaaaattatctttattcttatttaagaaaaaaaaaaaaggacaggGTTGACTATTATTGGACTACTAGTTTTCTTCtcttaatttttcatttgatgGCTTTCAAATCAAGCTTTACAAGTAGTATGTTCAGCCGTTGGAAGAATGTTCAATGTTCATCCTTAGTGTCTTGTGACAAAGTGTCTTggcagttttatttttatttcatttcttttcttttttctttttttctttttttctttttctggtcTCTTGAGAACATGAACTACCTGGGAGGCTTCAGTTTTCTATGTTTATCGGCACCCTATTTCTCATTGATCTTCACTGTACTGTGTCCAAATGTGAAATGACAAGTCTGCATATAAGACAATGTTATGTGACAGGAGATTGTTAATCATACCCCACTATAATGCTTCCATTTTAAGCTCCTAGCCTTGGCTGATGTCAGTAAGGAAGATTACCACCATTGTTCCCTTCTTTGATTTCAATAGATTGAAgtttatcaacaacaaaaaagagcTAAAGAGATGTGgatcttccttctttttcttttttttgttgttgatgaaCTAAGAGATGTGGATATTGGGTCATCATTCTGCATCTTTATAATTCCAAGATACTAATGCAAAATAGATtgaccaaatcaaaccaaacataCTTTTGCCTTTAAGAGGAGAAATGGATGAAAGTttagaaagttttttttctttgaactcTAGTTCTCCTAATAAAAGAGAATTATGATATATTAAGTTATAAAATTCCTTGCTATGATTGTTTTAACATGGTAATAGCTTAGAGCACCGTGAGAGCTAGAACAATACCAAAAGGAAAACAATAGCACTCATTAAATTGTAGCCGAGCTCCTAAATACATACTCCCGTTGCGTTAGACATTCTTTCCATCTTCTGACATGTGTTATCTCAAGCCTAccctataaaaaattttcaggcCTTCTGGACGACGCAATTATTGTATATTTGGATAACTTCACGAGTTTTAGAGGCAACGGCTGTGTACCCCAAGGCCCAAGCatccaaaaataaatgatataaaACAAAGGAAGGAGGGTACGAATACAATATAAAACTATCACTGCTAGGAGATCCTTCATTTGCCAAAATCTCCCTTCGTGAAAGATGTGGTGAATGTGGGTTTTCTCAAAAAGTTGGAGGGGGGATTTGCAATTAGAGATTAAAGCATTACAAAGGTGAGATGAATCAGATAGAGCATCATGTAATGTAAGAATTGTAACTACAACTTTCGTATCAAGTTCaatatagagttttttttatattcagaTTCTTTACTAGGACAAGGTCATCATAAAGACCCTAAATCTCAACTACTAAACATTACACATTGTcgcatcaaaaaataaataaataaataacattacacattgacaatgttccttttcttttaccTCCAAATATTAGTGTAGGCTACGTATTAAACCAACCTATCTTTGTTAAAAATAGGAATTCATAGTTTTCTAATTAAATGGAATAGTTCTAGGATTTTAGCCATTATCCATCCACATCACCAAGTACATCACCATATACTTGGCAAAAATGTAATATACACCTTCTAATTTTGCCAAAAATCATTGTAGtaatttaagtttgaagttaGTCATTTTAGTCTAGTAACTTTACCCAAAAAGAATTTagtccttttaagtttgaagtttgtcatctctctctctctctctctctctcaatataaatatatatgagtaAAAAAGTACTAAAACAACATTTGCATGTAAGTAATAACTGTGCATATTTACATAGCTATTGTaacattaatttaaatatattcaagttttatggaTCGATGTAAGTGATTTTTTGAATTGGCTGTGCAAAATTTACCCTTCATACTATTACGTTAACTTATGTGAGTGCCCTAACCTTGcttttattaattgaatataCCATCtacatgtaataaaaaaaatttctaagggCATCTGATGTACAATCTTATATCATGTGATGACCGACCTCACTTGTTCCTGGTGTGCAATAACATGGCAATACTTAAAgtgatatttttataattcattgTTATgtgccaaatatatatataatccataCAAGTGTTTGAATCCATACTAGTGTTTGAGTAGATTTGACTCCAATTAGCATATTTTcaaccaactctactctacGCTTCCACTCTCCCTCCTCCTCTCaatccaaatagaccctaatTGTAATGACACAAAGCATTAGTCTGAAACTGTGACTAAAATGATAAAGCAAGCAGAAAGACAAAGAAGGCTTAAACTTTATAGAGCATTAAACAAAAGACTATCTTTTTACACAAATGGGCATACAATTACAAAGACATAGATAGAAGGTTGGACTCTATGCTGAGTTATGCCAAGCTTCTTCCTCAATTGAGTTTATAGATAACGGAGTTACAAAGTTATATTTTACAAACAATAAACTCAATTATTCAGTCGACACTCATCGTACCACATAATTAATACACTATTTACTAAATTAGATCTTGTGGGTGGTTCTCAGAGTTTAGCCTCATCTATCTCTCTCCCTTGATACTAATAATCTTCATCACTTATATATGGTTTCCTAGACTGTAATTGAGATAAGGATCATACGCTGATAAGGGTCTGGAGACACCTTGACCTGGCAATCCTTAAACAACCCCCAAACAAGTTTTTGTAACTATTTTTGAGTTTGGTTTTTTAAAACAATCCCCAAACAAAGAATTTTTATAGGCCCCTCATAAATGCGTTTTATACCTCTCAAGTTTTTCAGGCTAGCTTTATTTATAGGATCTCCACTTTGCCCTCAACATTCCAGCCACTTCTAAGATTAGGGTCGTGACTCTCATGATATGGAAACATGTATCATTAGCTTAGATTTAGGTTAACCTTTTTTGCTTTCACTTAAAAGATGATGCTCCCTGATATATGggtttgttttgcttttggtCATCTGTTTTGtcgactgtttttttttttttttttttttgggtaaacaaGAGCAATTCATTAACTAAGAAACAGAGACAAAAGAGCAGTTACTCTCATACAAGGTTCCCACAACATCAAGGCTAGCCAAAAGAGCAACATCagctggggggggggggggggaacaaaaaataacaaaatcttgaGAAAGTACAGTGCCTCTTCTAGCAAGAGTATTAGCACACTTATTTGCAATCAGCAATAATTACATCATTACTATTAGACTTCCCCTAATCTTTCATTAGCAGATCAATCACAAGCTTCACATCCAATTCAACCAACACTTCAGCCAAATTTAACTCAATGCACAGGTTGATCCCATCCCGCAGTGCCCACAGTTCTGCCACCACACTGGTAGTGTGTCCAATTGCCCTAGCATTGCCACTCACCTAATCCCCACTGGAATTTCGAATGATTCCACCTCCACCAGCTCTGCTCGAATTGCCTAAGGAGGAACTGTCAGAATTCAACTTGAACCAATTTGCTGGAGTACCACCGCACCTGAACGGAACTTACAAGGCATCTTTCATTTAGGCCAAGGTATGCAAATTCAGAAGCTTTGGCTAATGTTTCTGCCATGAGCGGTCGATGGGTGGTATGGTACCTAAAAATCACCCTATTCCGCCGGAGCCATAAACTCCACACTCCAAATGGGAAAATAATACCCCAACTAATGTCAGAAAATAGAAATAGACGCCTGGTGTGAGGTACAATTAATTCGGAGCCAGTCTTAAGAGATTTGCACCGTAGAATAAGCTGGGGTGGATAGGAGGGGTAAAGGAATCCCGAGAGGTCCGAGCTTGGGGATAGTCCCTCAGTGTGGGTAATTGATTCCATTGTAGCATTACAAACGGGGCAGGAGGGAAGAATGCTTAAGCCTCTAGCAATAAGGATTTCTCTCACATATGGAACCAACAATTTAcctttttaaattaaagtaCGAAATTTATGAAAACATCCGAAATTCGTACCAAAGTTGAAATGCAAGTACCCAATTTTCAGAACATGCAGATTGCagagctctttttttttttttttttttctttttacttttttgagtgagaaaaatcatacccaaaatgaaaatgttagAACGCCAATCACATTGTCCATTGTAAGCAAGCATTCATTACAGCATACAATACCCTTCTCCCCTCCCCACCCGACTCTCACTCTCATGCCCCTCCCCATGAATGGAGGACTGAAGATGCTACAAATCCCATAAAAGCAGTTCGAATATCTTGTCTCCATGTAACTTTATAATCTCTTCAAACTTTTCTTTCTAGcatccattttctttttgtcaGCATGAGCTTTTGCCAACCCACCTTCCTTCTTTTGAGCAGTGGGTGCTGCTGCTGCAGCTGCGGCTGCAACTGTAGACCCACTAACTCCTGTATCTGTTGCTGGTGCAATGGCAGCTTGCTGCTCTTTCCCATTTCCTCTTGTGGATGTTGTAGAAGGAGCCAATGGGGATGGGCATGGCAATGGCAATGCCGCACCTGGCGTTGTACTCTTCTGGTCAGCATTAAGAACCGAGGTGTTAGTCTGGTCAACATTCAAAGCAGTAGTGGACTCAGAAATAGCTCCTGATTTGAACTTGGGTTTTGGTTTAGCATGGATCCCGGTGTAAAGCCTGCATAAGAGTTAGAGAACATCTTCAGGTCAAATTtactcaacaagaaaaatcgTATTTCAAAGGTTCTATATGTAAAATTATACCATTTTTTACCAGATGAGAGAAAAATGCCAACCTAAATGCTGGAACTCTTTTACAGTCCAGAAACCTTTCATGtaaattatatgttttatcCAGGTATTTATTTTCACAGAAGAAATATGGAATTTATAACAGTGAGGTGCTGGCAGGATCTATTGATCTATAATAAAGTAAAGTTCAGGTCCTTGTAAGACAATTCTTCTCCGAGTTTTCCAAAACCTTACAGATCCAAAGGGTATC
This genomic stretch from Castanea sativa cultivar Marrone di Chiusa Pesio chromosome 9, ASM4071231v1 harbors:
- the LOC142610353 gene encoding calmodulin-7, with the translated sequence MADQLTDDQISEFKEAFSLFDKDGDGCITTKELGTVMRSLGQNPTEAELQDMINEVDADGNGTIDFPEFLNLMARKMKDTDSEEELKEAFRVFDKDQNGFISAAELRHVMTNLGEKLTDDEVDEMIREADVDGDGQINYEEFVKVMMAK